In Helianthus annuus cultivar XRQ/B chromosome 3, HanXRQr2.0-SUNRISE, whole genome shotgun sequence, a single window of DNA contains:
- the LOC110932479 gene encoding uncharacterized protein LOC110932479, whose translation MDEIKEKTREEILSEKTDREIFIIGCRMEKMQEEYENAVRNKRWEKKRECYVNKDGEPVIRRSDIVHDDVLLVIPLSGEYYSSVEKDKTYKRRLDKIIRDAMTSSLRKRDEERMKKNVECMVNDLKKVAEKVKIEVVKEEDVKISEDVKETVTEEQKVEKAVNKEQQFDEMKKKEEKEEVKIERLNADVGDDAGDEKKKDADQTETAKNAEVPNH comes from the coding sequence ATGGATGAAATAaaggagaaaactcgagaagaaatTCTGAGTGAGAAAACCGATAGAGAAATATTCATTATTGGGTGCAGAATGGAGAaaatgcaggaagagtatgaaaatgCTGTAAGAAATAAAAGATGGGAGAAGAAACGAGAGTGTTATGTCAACAAAGATGGTGAACCTGTTATCCGCAGGAGTGACATAGTTCATGATGATGTTCTTTTAGTAATTCCTCTATCCGGCGAGTATTACTCAAGTGTTGAAAAAGACAAAACCTACAAGAGAAGGCTAGATAAAATCATCAGAGATGCTATGACATCAAGTCTGAGGAAGAGagatgaagaaagaatgaagaaaaatgttgaGTGTATGGTGAACGATTTGAAGAAAGTTGCTGAAAAGGTTAAAATCGAAGTTGTTAAAGAAGAAGATGTGAAGATTTCTGAAGATGTGAAAGAaactgttactgaagaacagaagGTTGAGAAAGCTGTTAACAAAGAACAACAGTTTGatgagatgaagaagaaagaagaaaaagaagaagtgaAGATAGAGAGGTTGAATGCTGATGTTGGAGATGATGCTggtgatgaaaagaagaaagatgcTGATCAGACTGAAACAGCAAAGAATGCCGAGGTGCcaaatcactga